One Terriglobales bacterium genomic window carries:
- a CDS encoding SpoIIE family protein phosphatase, giving the protein MAAHSNRSWQRTLRARGVSRRYIPQTRLALLAAFSAALTVAFAVVYYAFRAFGAGAGPQAFAEWWYNATRFVTIVLLLGLLLRWIRLRLMWSVRRRLFVTYFFIGVIPIVLLLLMALIVGYLFAGQFATFVAVSEIRKELDTMAAANQLVSEQMAAGAGAPDKRARDLVGKGEAAGVAMSVWLDGKLLAAQPGAPAQLPAWVKDPEKTIAAEGDKLFLLAITTRATPAGRLAILSRKDLKDEAAAHLARSLGTFNAWTPDFTTDDQNWDVDQKKSGAESKGPKLSLSANRPKAQITDRKGNQRGPTVTAGTLPPATRTLDNEILYGTPYEMVEWQSGKRSNGLFGGRTRYSVLYPQLFANMSTSATIVLTALSAAAIAFGIIELIAFGIGAGLTRTMTRSIANLYEATQHIKRADFAHRIEVRGNDQLAELQGSFNAMTEDIQRLILEQKEKERLQNELAIAQEVQDQLFPHDPKGLPTLEVQGVCKPARTVSGDYYDFIPFGAGKLGIAVGDISGKGISAALMMATVHSAVRAYEKLGSAALPSLTLAATVPVPSGESAALLARATQSPASALGLLNKHLYETTPLEKYATLFLGIYEEAERKLVYSNAAHLPPYVVGADGTVRKLDGASGLMVGLFDHPKWEDAHIELRPGDLFVAFSDGVIEPENEFGEFGTERLLELVKTHQREPLARISEEVIQAVQDWIGSAEQPDDITLVLARAR; this is encoded by the coding sequence ATGGCAGCACACTCCAACCGGTCCTGGCAGCGCACGCTGCGCGCGCGCGGCGTCTCGCGGCGCTACATCCCGCAGACGCGCCTGGCGCTGCTGGCGGCCTTCAGCGCCGCTCTCACCGTGGCGTTCGCGGTCGTCTACTACGCCTTCCGCGCGTTCGGCGCCGGCGCCGGCCCGCAGGCGTTCGCGGAGTGGTGGTACAACGCGACCCGGTTCGTGACCATCGTGCTGCTGCTCGGGCTGCTCCTCCGGTGGATCCGCCTGCGGCTGATGTGGAGCGTGCGGCGGCGGCTGTTCGTCACCTACTTCTTCATCGGCGTGATCCCCATCGTGCTGCTGCTGCTGATGGCGCTCATCGTGGGCTACCTGTTCGCGGGGCAGTTCGCCACCTTCGTGGCGGTGTCGGAGATCCGCAAGGAGCTCGACACCATGGCCGCCGCCAACCAGCTCGTGAGCGAGCAGATGGCCGCCGGGGCCGGCGCGCCCGACAAGCGCGCGCGCGACCTGGTCGGCAAAGGCGAGGCCGCCGGCGTCGCGATGTCGGTGTGGCTCGACGGCAAGCTGCTGGCCGCGCAACCAGGGGCGCCCGCCCAGCTTCCCGCCTGGGTGAAGGATCCCGAGAAGACCATCGCGGCCGAAGGCGACAAGCTCTTCCTCCTGGCGATCACGACGCGCGCCACTCCCGCCGGCCGCCTTGCCATCCTCTCGCGCAAGGACCTGAAGGACGAAGCCGCCGCGCATCTCGCGAGGTCCCTCGGGACGTTCAACGCATGGACGCCCGACTTCACCACCGACGACCAGAACTGGGACGTCGACCAGAAGAAGAGCGGCGCGGAGAGCAAAGGGCCGAAGCTCTCGCTCAGCGCGAACCGGCCGAAGGCGCAGATCACCGACCGCAAGGGAAACCAGCGCGGCCCCACGGTCACGGCCGGCACGCTGCCGCCCGCGACGCGCACGCTCGACAACGAGATCCTCTACGGCACGCCGTACGAGATGGTGGAGTGGCAGAGCGGCAAGCGCTCGAACGGACTGTTCGGCGGGCGCACGCGCTACTCCGTGCTCTACCCGCAGCTGTTCGCCAACATGAGCACCTCGGCGACCATCGTGCTCACCGCGCTGAGCGCCGCGGCCATCGCCTTCGGGATCATCGAGCTGATCGCGTTCGGCATCGGGGCCGGCCTCACGCGCACCATGACGCGCAGCATCGCCAACCTCTACGAAGCGACCCAGCACATCAAGCGCGCGGATTTCGCGCACCGCATCGAGGTGCGCGGCAACGACCAGCTCGCCGAGCTGCAAGGCTCGTTCAACGCGATGACCGAGGACATCCAGCGGCTGATCCTCGAGCAGAAGGAAAAAGAGCGGCTGCAGAACGAGCTGGCCATCGCGCAGGAGGTGCAGGACCAGCTCTTCCCGCACGACCCCAAGGGCCTGCCGACGCTCGAGGTGCAGGGCGTGTGCAAGCCGGCGCGCACCGTGAGCGGCGATTACTACGACTTCATCCCGTTCGGCGCCGGGAAGCTCGGCATCGCGGTGGGCGACATCTCCGGCAAGGGCATCTCGGCCGCGCTGATGATGGCGACCGTGCACTCCGCCGTCCGCGCCTACGAGAAGCTGGGCTCGGCGGCGCTGCCGTCGCTCACCCTCGCCGCGACCGTGCCGGTGCCCTCGGGCGAGAGCGCGGCGCTGCTGGCGCGCGCCACGCAATCGCCGGCCTCGGCGCTCGGCCTGCTCAACAAGCACCTCTACGAGACGACGCCGCTCGAGAAGTACGCCACGCTGTTCCTCGGCATCTACGAGGAGGCGGAGCGCAAGCTGGTCTATTCGAACGCCGCGCACCTGCCGCCTTACGTCGTCGGCGCGGACGGCACGGTGCGAAAACTCGACGGCGCGTCGGGCCTGATGGTCGGACTGTTCGACCACCCGAAGTGGGAAGACGCGCACATCGAGCTGCGGCCCGGCGACCTGTTCGTCGCGTTCTCCGACGGAGTGATCGAGCCGGAGAACGAGTTCGGCGAGTTCGGCACCGAACGCCTGCTGGAACTCGTGAAGACCCACCAGCGCGAGCCGCTGGCGCGCATCTCGGAAGAGGTCATCCAGGCGGTGCAGGACTGGATCGGCTCGGCCGAGCAGCCCGACGACATCACGCTGGTGCTCGCGCGCGCAAGATAA
- a CDS encoding TRC40/GET3/ArsA family transport-energizing ATPase, with amino-acid sequence MAALSFFVGKGGVGKTTLSAAYAAHAAATRPRERVLLLSTDPAHSVADVFQVRLGDAPKRVRLARGNLSLWQVDAEKQFRKFLAVNRDAILTLVENGTIFSREEIEPLLDTTLPGMAEMAALLAIHDLLASGAYDRIVVDTAPIGHTLRLFEMPEHFARFLDFLDVAAGRDQVLAAHFGGRARPVSQPFIAEWRQMVKDVRTALAEDGTDVVLVTTPETFSLNESVRVARQMRESEAAIALTRVVLNKVVERSAKCAECGPRAQSAKRARVFLRRNFRRLPVQAAPDPGHPILGAAALAAFGAHVFARKPLRLRPASPAASAKLSFRPVKWPELRAPLTLTLGKGGVGKTTISAALAFHARAAQPKVALTICSTDPAPSLDDVFQKPIDDRGASVLGDARFRAMEFASVDEFRRWAERMKRQLDQALSTNVQGVHVDMSLDRAVFAALLDIVPPGVDELFATFRILDLLDARRGRVVIDMAPTGHALDLLRMPDRMLLWSRLLLKSLAPHRTLPLAREIAVEVATIAQRVRELAQMLRDAKRAELFVVMLAEPMPDRETRRLLASLEHMGIQPAALFVNRVLFPEGAGGCRRCQTARRWQLATLARLPSLDAELLVARDFGHEIAGRKALERFTRELWRIAR; translated from the coding sequence GTGGCCGCGCTCTCGTTCTTCGTCGGCAAGGGCGGCGTCGGCAAGACGACGCTCAGCGCCGCCTATGCCGCGCACGCCGCCGCGACGCGCCCCCGCGAGCGCGTGCTGCTGCTCTCCACCGACCCGGCGCACTCCGTGGCCGACGTCTTTCAGGTCCGGCTGGGCGATGCGCCGAAGCGCGTCCGGCTGGCGCGCGGCAACCTCTCGCTCTGGCAGGTCGACGCCGAGAAGCAGTTCCGCAAGTTCCTCGCCGTCAATCGCGACGCCATCCTCACCCTGGTCGAGAACGGCACCATCTTCTCGCGCGAGGAGATCGAGCCGCTGCTCGACACCACGCTGCCCGGCATGGCCGAGATGGCCGCGCTGCTCGCCATCCACGACCTGCTCGCCTCGGGCGCGTACGACCGCATCGTCGTGGACACCGCGCCCATCGGCCACACGCTGCGCCTGTTCGAGATGCCGGAGCACTTTGCCAGGTTCCTCGACTTCCTTGACGTGGCCGCCGGGCGCGACCAGGTGCTGGCGGCGCACTTCGGCGGGCGCGCGCGCCCGGTCTCGCAGCCCTTCATCGCGGAGTGGCGCCAGATGGTGAAGGACGTCCGCACGGCGCTGGCCGAGGACGGCACGGACGTCGTGCTGGTCACCACGCCGGAGACTTTTTCGCTCAACGAGTCGGTGCGGGTCGCGCGGCAGATGCGCGAGTCCGAAGCCGCGATCGCTCTGACGCGCGTCGTTCTGAACAAGGTCGTTGAGCGCTCCGCGAAGTGCGCGGAGTGCGGGCCGCGCGCGCAGTCGGCCAAACGCGCCCGCGTCTTCCTGCGGCGCAACTTCCGGCGCTTGCCGGTGCAGGCCGCTCCCGACCCGGGGCATCCCATCCTGGGCGCCGCGGCGCTCGCCGCCTTCGGCGCGCACGTGTTCGCGCGCAAGCCGCTGCGGCTTCGGCCGGCTTCGCCTGCCGCCTCGGCGAAGCTCAGTTTCCGCCCCGTCAAATGGCCGGAGCTGCGCGCGCCGCTCACGCTCACGCTCGGCAAGGGCGGCGTGGGCAAGACGACCATCTCCGCCGCGCTGGCCTTCCACGCGCGCGCCGCGCAGCCCAAGGTGGCATTGACCATCTGCTCCACCGATCCCGCGCCCTCGCTCGACGACGTCTTCCAGAAGCCGATCGACGACCGCGGCGCCTCCGTCCTGGGCGACGCCAGGTTCCGCGCGATGGAGTTCGCCTCGGTCGACGAGTTCCGCCGCTGGGCCGAGCGCATGAAGCGCCAGCTCGACCAGGCGCTCTCCACCAACGTCCAGGGCGTCCACGTGGACATGTCGCTCGACCGCGCCGTCTTTGCCGCGCTGCTCGACATCGTCCCGCCCGGCGTCGACGAGCTGTTCGCCACCTTTCGCATCCTCGACCTGCTCGACGCCAGGCGCGGCCGCGTGGTCATCGACATGGCGCCCACCGGGCACGCGCTCGACCTGCTGCGCATGCCCGACCGCATGCTGCTCTGGTCGCGCCTGCTGTTGAAAAGCCTCGCGCCGCACCGTACACTCCCACTCGCTCGCGAGATCGCGGTCGAGGTGGCGACCATCGCGCAGCGTGTGCGCGAGCTCGCGCAGATGTTGCGCGACGCGAAGCGCGCGGAGCTCTTTGTCGTCATGCTGGCCGAGCCCATGCCCGACCGCGAGACGCGACGCCTGCTGGCGTCGCTCGAGCATATGGGTATCCAGCCTGCGGCGCTCTTCGTGAACCGCGTCCTATTTCCCGAAGGCGCCGGCGGCTGCCGCCGCTGCCAGACGGCGCGCCGCTGGCAGCTCGCGACCCTGGCGCGGCTCCCCAGCCTCGACGCCGAGCTGCTGGTCGCGCGCGACTTCGGCCACGAGATCGCCGGACGCAAGGCTCTCGAACGCTTCACCCGCGAACTATGGCGCATCGCTCGATGA
- a CDS encoding GvpL/GvpF family gas vesicle protein: protein MKKKTTKRPAKKAAASSKRTSPANQVLYLYGVTRAAGPAPQAAGVDGKAAVASVPCSGLTCWVSRVDAREYGAELERNIENLDWLAEASVRHQRVVAELSQDRTVLPARFGTVFLSEKTLAADVAKRKKDMESALRRLADADEWGVKVFRVDQPVHTAMAAASGRDYLSQKAAMLKPAGAQQVAPEIRELADALSKVAADAVPAGKVSSGQRGLEWQASFLVRRADRKKWDEVLARFARRWGYERRIETSGPWPPYSFVSRHAR from the coding sequence ATGAAGAAGAAGACCACAAAGCGGCCGGCGAAGAAGGCAGCGGCGAGCAGCAAGCGGACCTCGCCCGCGAACCAGGTCCTCTATCTTTACGGCGTCACGCGCGCCGCGGGCCCCGCGCCGCAAGCGGCCGGCGTCGATGGCAAGGCCGCGGTCGCATCCGTCCCGTGTTCCGGGCTTACCTGCTGGGTCAGCCGCGTCGACGCCAGGGAGTACGGCGCCGAACTCGAGCGCAACATCGAGAACCTCGACTGGCTCGCCGAAGCCAGCGTGCGCCATCAGCGCGTCGTCGCCGAGCTTTCCCAGGACCGCACCGTGCTGCCCGCGCGCTTCGGCACCGTCTTCCTGAGCGAGAAGACGCTGGCCGCCGACGTGGCGAAGCGCAAGAAGGACATGGAGTCCGCGCTCCGCCGGCTGGCCGATGCCGACGAGTGGGGCGTGAAAGTGTTCCGCGTCGATCAGCCGGTGCACACCGCCATGGCGGCCGCGAGCGGCCGCGACTACCTGAGCCAGAAGGCCGCGATGCTCAAGCCCGCGGGCGCGCAACAGGTCGCGCCCGAGATCCGCGAGCTGGCCGACGCGCTCTCCAAGGTGGCCGCCGACGCGGTCCCGGCGGGCAAGGTCTCATCCGGACAGCGCGGCCTGGAGTGGCAGGCGTCGTTCCTCGTGCGCCGCGCCGACCGCAAGAAGTGGGACGAGGTGCTCGCCAGGTTTGCCCGCCGCTGGGGCTACGAGCGCCGCATCGAGACCAGCGGGCCCTGGCCGCCCTATTCTTTCGTGAGTCGCCATGCCCGCTGA
- the gvpJ gene encoding gas vesicle protein GvpJ: MPADPELLISANDPADELSLLDLLDHVLNSGVVIQGSLVISLAGVDLVYVGLNVVLTSVETAMRVVEPGARPLPDRNR; encoded by the coding sequence ATGCCCGCTGACCCCGAGCTGCTCATCTCCGCCAACGACCCCGCCGACGAGCTCTCGCTGCTCGACCTGCTCGACCACGTCCTGAACTCCGGCGTCGTCATCCAGGGCAGCCTGGTCATCTCGCTCGCCGGCGTGGACCTGGTGTACGTCGGGCTGAACGTGGTGCTCACGTCGGTCGAGACCGCGATGCGGGTCGTCGAGCCGGGCGCCCGCCCGCTGCCCGACCGCAACCGCTAG
- a CDS encoding GvpL/GvpF family gas vesicle protein, producing MLLLYGMTKSGTPAPPFEGVGGEPLRSLDEQGITAWHSNAAPTRGAKEDVLAFHRVISALFQAATVIPFRMPTLLPGEPELRAWLAANAATILRELERLRGVVQMELHIAAPAPAAAGSGRAYLESRRDAQRALAERAAAAREALADLAAEWRQRETRDGIRCFALVPRGRERDFVSHLDASGRRDDLRVTGPWPPAEFLDPALTTPA from the coding sequence GTGCTCCTGCTCTATGGCATGACGAAGTCGGGCACGCCCGCGCCGCCGTTCGAGGGCGTTGGCGGAGAACCGCTCCGTTCGCTGGACGAGCAAGGCATCACCGCGTGGCATTCCAATGCCGCGCCGACCCGCGGCGCCAAGGAAGACGTCCTGGCTTTCCATCGCGTCATCTCCGCGCTCTTCCAGGCAGCGACCGTGATCCCGTTCCGCATGCCGACCCTGCTGCCGGGCGAGCCGGAGCTGCGCGCCTGGCTCGCCGCGAATGCGGCGACCATCCTGCGCGAGCTCGAGCGGTTGCGCGGCGTCGTGCAGATGGAGTTGCACATTGCGGCGCCCGCGCCCGCCGCGGCCGGCTCGGGCCGCGCCTACCTGGAGTCGCGCCGCGACGCGCAACGCGCGCTCGCGGAGCGGGCGGCCGCGGCGCGCGAAGCGCTCGCCGATCTTGCCGCCGAGTGGCGGCAGCGCGAGACCCGCGACGGCATCCGCTGTTTCGCGCTCGTGCCCCGCGGGCGCGAGCGCGACTTCGTCTCGCACCTTGACGCTTCCGGCCGCCGCGACGATCTTCGCGTGACCGGCCCCTGGCCGCCGGCCGAGTTCCTCGACCCCGCTCTCACCACTCCCGCATGA
- a CDS encoding gas vesicle protein K: MSHRIDKPRQLSPDEVTAAVRDLKRQLENTVPGTAERIECNAETLDQGLAKLVLGLIELLRRVLERQAIRRMEGGSLSDQQVEEMGQALMKLEQKIGELCDQFGIQPADLNLGIGIGNLNEPPDPSAQDK; encoded by the coding sequence ATGAGCCACCGCATCGACAAGCCGCGCCAGCTCTCACCCGACGAAGTCACCGCCGCCGTCCGCGACCTCAAGCGGCAGCTCGAGAACACCGTCCCCGGCACCGCCGAGCGCATCGAGTGCAACGCGGAGACGCTCGACCAGGGCCTCGCCAAGCTGGTCCTCGGACTCATCGAGCTCCTGCGCCGCGTGCTCGAGCGCCAGGCCATCCGCCGCATGGAAGGCGGCTCGCTTTCCGACCAGCAGGTCGAGGAGATGGGACAGGCCCTCATGAAGCTGGAGCAGAAGATCGGGGAGCTGTGCGACCAGTTCGGCATCCAGCCCGCCGACCTCAATCTGGGCATCGGCATCGGCAACCTGAACGAGCCGCCCGACCCATCGGCTCAAGATAAGTGA
- a CDS encoding gas vesicle protein, with protein sequence MEQRLPTVSGNTNLVDILDRVLDKGLVVAGDIRVSLANVELLTIRIRLLVCSVDKAEQIGLNWWKHDPNLTVGAPRRRRLPARGPAEGVLEPARRKKAARPAR encoded by the coding sequence ATGGAGCAACGACTACCCACCGTTTCAGGCAACACGAATCTGGTCGACATTCTGGATCGCGTCCTGGACAAGGGCTTGGTGGTCGCGGGCGACATTCGTGTGTCGCTGGCGAACGTCGAGCTGCTCACCATTCGCATCCGCTTGCTGGTCTGTTCGGTCGACAAGGCCGAGCAGATCGGCTTGAACTGGTGGAAGCACGATCCCAACCTTACGGTCGGAGCGCCGCGGCGGCGCCGGTTGCCCGCTCGCGGTCCGGCGGAAGGCGTTTTGGAACCCGCGCGCCGCAAGAAGGCGGCGAGGCCCGCAAGGTAA
- the gvpA gene encoding gas vesicle structural protein GvpA, which yields MAVERVSGGSSLIDVLDRVLDKGIVIDAWVRISLVGIDLITVEARVVVASIDTYLKYADAVGLSGLVSRPRLGEGEEVVEVVEEEPVRRPRPAPRRAAARR from the coding sequence ATGGCTGTTGAACGCGTATCCGGCGGCTCAAGTCTGATCGACGTACTCGATCGGGTACTCGACAAAGGTATCGTGATCGATGCGTGGGTACGCATTTCGCTGGTCGGCATCGACCTGATCACGGTCGAAGCCCGCGTGGTGGTCGCTTCGATCGATACGTATCTCAAGTACGCCGATGCGGTCGGTCTCAGCGGTCTGGTCTCGCGTCCGCGCCTGGGCGAGGGCGAAGAAGTCGTCGAAGTGGTCGAGGAAGAGCCGGTGCGGCGTCCGCGACCTGCTCCCCGCCGGGCGGCTGCACGTCGCTAG